One Fuerstiella marisgermanici DNA window includes the following coding sequences:
- a CDS encoding aminopeptidase produces MKDPRISRLAETLIDHSCKVKAGEKVIIEAFDLPDPALVCDLVDAVYAKNATPLVIWKDNQILRSLYRGASETSMQWAGEVEANAMQAADAYIGIRGSANSDEFADVPAEKMELYTQHWWSPVHSERRVKQTRWVVLRYPTPSMAQAAGKSTPQFEDFYFDVCTADYAKMAEDLKPLVARMEAADQVHITAPGTDLRFSIKDIPVIPCAGECNIPDGECFTAPVRESVNGTIKFNTKSRYQGVVFDGIEFELKDGRIEKATCANEPDRLNRVLDTDEGARYIGEWSFGTNNRILHPMLDTLFDEKIGGSFHFTPGNAYDEADNSNRSKVHWDLVLIQRADYGGGEIHFDGELIRKDGFFVPDDLAPLNAGLPTE; encoded by the coding sequence ATGAAAGATCCTCGCATCAGTCGCCTTGCCGAAACGCTGATTGACCACAGTTGCAAAGTCAAAGCGGGCGAGAAAGTGATCATCGAAGCCTTCGACCTGCCCGACCCGGCGCTGGTCTGCGACCTTGTCGATGCCGTGTACGCCAAAAATGCCACGCCTCTGGTGATCTGGAAGGATAATCAAATCCTTCGCAGCCTTTATCGCGGTGCCAGCGAAACGAGCATGCAGTGGGCGGGCGAAGTCGAAGCTAATGCGATGCAGGCCGCCGATGCGTACATCGGGATTCGAGGATCCGCGAACTCAGACGAATTCGCAGACGTGCCCGCCGAGAAAATGGAGCTGTACACTCAGCATTGGTGGAGTCCCGTTCATTCCGAACGCCGAGTCAAACAGACTCGCTGGGTCGTCCTGCGCTATCCCACGCCGTCGATGGCTCAGGCGGCTGGCAAAAGCACGCCACAATTCGAAGACTTCTACTTCGACGTCTGCACGGCCGACTACGCAAAAATGGCCGAAGACCTGAAGCCACTGGTTGCGCGGATGGAAGCGGCCGATCAGGTGCACATTACCGCCCCGGGTACGGATCTGAGATTTTCCATCAAAGACATTCCCGTGATTCCGTGTGCCGGGGAATGCAACATTCCGGACGGCGAATGCTTTACGGCTCCGGTCCGTGAAAGTGTGAACGGAACGATTAAGTTCAATACGAAATCGCGGTACCAGGGAGTCGTCTTCGATGGCATCGAATTCGAATTGAAGGACGGTCGTATTGAAAAAGCAACCTGCGCCAACGAACCGGATCGGCTGAATCGAGTCCTCGACACGGATGAAGGAGCTCGGTACATCGGCGAATGGTCGTTCGGCACCAACAACCGCATTCTGCACCCGATGCTGGATACGCTGTTCGACGAGAAGATTGGCGGTTCGTTCCACTTCACGCCGGGCAACGCCTACGACGAGGCCGACAATAGCAACCGCAGCAAAGTGCATTGGGACCTGGTACTGATCCAGCGTGCTGACTACGGCGGTGGAGAAATCCACTTTGACGGGGAACTCATCCGCAAAGACG